The Macadamia integrifolia cultivar HAES 741 chromosome 4, SCU_Mint_v3, whole genome shotgun sequence genome contains the following window.
NNNNNNNNNNNNNNNNNNNNNNNNNNNNNNNNNNNNNNNNNNNNNNNNNNNNNNNNNNNNNNNNNNNNNNNNNNNNNNNNNNNNNNNNNNNNNNNNNNNNNNNNNNNNNNNNNNNNNNNNNNNNNNNNNNNNNNNNNNNNNNNNNNNNNNNNNNNNNNNNNNNNNNNNNNNNNNNNNNNNNNNNNNNNNNNNNNNNNNNNNNNNNNNNNNNNNNNNNNNNNNNNNNNNNNNNNNNNNNNNNNNNNNNNNNNNNNNNNNNNNNNNNNNNNNNNNNNNNNNNNNNNNNNNNNNNNNNNNNNNNNNNNNNNNNNNNNNNNNNNNNNNNNNNNNNNNNNNNNNNNNNNNNNNNNNNNNNNNNNNNNNNNNNNNNNNNNNNNNNNNNNNNNNNNNNNNNNNNNNNNNNNNNNNNNNNNNNNNNNNNNNNNNNNNgtgagtaaagattcaagaacttactattcaaaattttcaactttcaagttcaaggttcttcttggactatgtttttctccttctttgaaccattcacttcgacaatgtttctttcaatctaccatttgagtctccaaaaaggtgtgtgaatcaaaggggaagaaagaagagaaatatagaaaactattggtgagagtttgaagtgtttgttcaaacaataaaaggcacattcacaggaattttcatattttcagtcgatacgtatcgatacggtaccgatacggcTCGATgcacgatacggtcgatacataccgatactctcgggaatttccagattttcaaaagttcgtatcgtagagtatcgtacgtatcggtaccgatacggtacggtacggtacgatacgcactatacagcgatacgtaaaagggggcccaaaattccccgtagcgtatcggtatgtatcgtgccgatgcctaccgatactgatacatatcggccgatacggcacgatacgcaccgatacttaaaaccatgccaaTAGTGATGTAATGCATATTTGTTTTTCCCTTGAATAATCACCTTTGATAGGAGATAATTACCTCATATAAGAGATATAGGGGATTAAGGATCCTTGtttcattttaaaataataCTCACTTCGTTCATTGTTTGTGAGACAAAAAAACATAAGGGGAGAAACAAGAATACCTCCAAAGAATTCCAAACACCGCCTTCAAGTATTGCTCCCTTCCACTTTCAATATCTCACCGAAAATTTTCAAAGCATTATCAACAATTGATCCACAATGACAAATATCGATCCGAACGATGGAGTTGAGTTATGGGTTCCCCACCCATTCTCAGTTTCCACTGGACGGTGACGTTAAAATTTGACAGGGTAAGATGAAATGctattaaatttgaaaatacGTATTGCTGCCATCAGAATGATGTCACATCTGTCACATCTCATCACCTCGGGAATTCAACATCGGGTTGGAGCTACTGATCAGTTTAAGCAGCcttatataaaaattaaaaaaggaaaagattttAATTTATCCTTGTTGGCAAATTGTTAAATAAATGAACAGATAAGGGTTGTAGTGCCACAATGGAATCCAGTCATAAAGGATCCTATTAAATGTAGGGTAATTTTGATTAGGCCTTAACTAtccttttattattaattaattagggAAGTGATTACTGAAACGAATACAGGGTGTAGTGGGCCCGGATTGACGGTAAAAAGGAATACAGTACAAATGATCATGGGCTTTGTTTTATTATTGTCTAGCCCATCTTATTATGGGCCTGAAGAGGAATTGGTATGGCATTATAGGGCTTGGAATGCATGCTTTAGAAGTGGTAGTACAGTAAATATATTCATTGATAATATCAATAAATAGATTGATTCATTAAACAATAGTGGATGTCAAACTATGTGTAACCTTATATATTATGTTTTAGACTTGTAGTTGTGTGGCTAGCTCCACACCATCTTCCCCCACCAACCAAGAGcaaatgaaataataaattgttgcaaagaaaaatggaagatatAGTCCCATACCATCTTCTGATTTTTGTTTCCctttatatgtttaattatttatttatttttgttggaaGGGGAAGTGGATGGTTGGATAGACAGAGTCACACACATGATTGTATGCCATTGGGCTTTGAGAGAACCAGAGGATACTATAGAAATAATATGACCAAATTTTTGTTTGTCCTTGGTGAAGGTAGTATTCCTTCATCCCTTAATCATAAGTATCTAAACTTTTTTATTGAACAGAATAAGAGTATATGTGACCATAAACAATAGGGTGCGAAAGTTAATGATGAATTGAAGGTCAAATCATAAGGTCTCGTCATTAGTGACTTCAATGAATAAAACTTTGGTCATAGGAATAAAATGGTCCAAAACtaccaaaaatatttgaaactaTAACAAGTTTCAAGCACATCCATTCTCAGTCCAGTGGTTTGTTTCCTATCTTCATCTTTAaatatgaatggaatgtaatCAAAGTTAAGGCTTTATTTTTTCTCCACATAGCCGTTGCCACAATTGTTCCATTAGATTAtatatgtaaatggatagttaaaaattgattttttttttaattttgtatttatacatattatttcaacattttttatgTGTTTGATATTAGATAAGAAAATGGATCCATTTTGGTATGTGGATATGGAATTGGATGTTGATTCGGATAAATTTATAATCATTTGTATTTTACGAACTAAAAATATTTATGCATTACAACTAATTTAGCTATTGAGCTATGGTCACTCCACAGTGCCTTATTGTCATTGCCCATAATgtataaaatatttttgttgaataTGACTCCCTTATTGTTATTCAATCTTTGTGGGATCCCCATTGGCATATTTCCATAGAATTACATGCCAATTATGACGTATTATCGGATTGTCAACACCAGGCTCGAGGAAAAGAAAACTATAAACTAAATTGCTTCTCATGCTTCATTATTTTGccattgatattttttattttatgtgtaTGAACTCCTTAAAGTCTGACTTTTATCTAATTCATAAATAAAGTCAACATCTTTTGCTTTCATAATTAAAAAAGGAGAGTAACCATAGGTGTGTTTATCTCCCTCTTGACATTTATGAAATAACATCCTTATCCCTCCATTAggaggagagatagacacatgaaGCGCTGCTGTAAACCACACAATCGAGCAGTGAACATTTctcctaaaaaaaagaaaaaaaagaagtggtGAAGCCCATTCATACATGACCCATAATGGGCTTTTAAGCAACATTTTCAGGCATGAAATGGCAACCGCAGTCTGTCGTTGACCCATTAAAGCCCAGTAGAAAATTTgactgaaaggaaaaaaaacgtGGAATTGACTCCCTTGCTCCTCTTGAAGAGAAAAAACAGAGGGGTGGAGGGTATGGGGGGAGAGAATTTAGTAAAAAGCAATCCAATACCTCGTAATATAAACCCTTCGTCCTTCGATTTCAATCAAAGCTGAAAGCCCtatatccctctctctctctctctctctgtgttttgTGGGTGAAACCCCCTTCGAAATCGCTGCAACTCGGTCTCTTCAGTTTTCTAATGGCGATGGTCGATAACCTAAGCAGAGAACAATACGTCTATTTGGCCAAGCTCGCCGAGCAGGCCGAACGATATGAAGAGATGGTGAACTTCATGGAGAAGCTCGTTGTCGGATCATCATCTGTTGGTGAGCTCACAGTTGAGGAGCGTAACCTTCTGTCGGTCGCGTACAAGAACGTGATTGGATCTCTGCGTGCGGCCTGGCGTATTGTTTCTTCGATCGAGCAGAAGGAGGAAGGACGCAAGAACGAAGAACATGTTGTGCTTGTCAAGGATTACAGATCTAAGGTTGAATCTGAGCTCACCGGTGTCTGTGCCGGCATCTTGAAGCTTTTGGATGCTCACCTTATCCCATCCGCCTCCGTGAGTGAGTCCAAGGTGTTTTATCTTAAGATGAAGGGTGATTATCATAGATATCTTGCTGAATTCAAGGCCGGAGCTGAGCGTAAGGAGGCCGCTGAAGATACGATGCAGGCTTACAAGGCGGCTCAGGTATTTCATAGGTTGCTTtatgattcttttcttttgttgactTTTTCAAATATTGGGCGTTACGACTTAAAAATGGTCACTTTGTAAATTTGGTAAGCTACAAATGAGATCGGGCATGCCGATTGATGCAAGGAACTATGATTAAGTTTTGATGGTTgttcttttgttgtttttcttttgaaggATATTGCACTTGTTGATCTTGCACCAACGCATCCTATAAGATTGGGTTTGGCCCTAAATTTCTCTGTGTTCTACTTTGAAATACTCAACTCTTCGGAGAAAGCTTGTAGCATGGCGAAACAGGTTTGCTTCATCCCCGTGACCTACCAAGTCTCAACTTTGTGCTGTCTTCTCTTTGTTGTATACTATTATGAACACAAGAGTGGATTCAGTGGATACTGCAACATGTCTATTGGAGGGGCTTATTTATGATTTGGCCGATTAAAAAATTTATACGAATGCTGGAATTTGAAAAAGCTTTTCAATTTGATGCCTGTAAGTTCTGTAGGATTTATAGTGATTTGTAATTATGAGATGCTCATCCTTGTGATttgtaattgttattattttctGTGTGGTGTAGTTTGAAATGTTCCGTGAAAATGCCATTGTGCTGATGGTTGACATAAACAaataattttggaaaagtttctatatttattttgttgGATAAAGTTTTTTTTACGCTGGGGGAGTATTGTGGAGATTCCCTCCACACCCATGGTGTAGAGAAACTGGgtcctattttgttttgtacTGGGATAATGCCCTTAGTCGGAACAATTTGATAGGAATCCCCCTTTTTACATCTCCATGTCCCTCGCATGTGGCATCATGGATATCAGTTGCAAAACGGAAAGAGAGGGATGgggtttctctttctttttctatagTGGGGCATCCTACTTTGTCCCACACACCAGATTATTAGCTTAGTGGTTAAAGCATTCCCCTACTTGTTTGCCTAGTTGTTAGCTCCATTGCATCAATTGGGAAGATGTATTCAGAGGAGGGGCCAGAAATGGGGATCCCTCTTTAGACATTAGAACATTCAAGGGGGATACAGATGTCAGTGAGACCAGCAAATGACTGGAAGAGGGCCCCTTTACCTGTAATCCAATCAATCCCATTGAATGCTGTTACACCTTCTTGACAGCATTGCCGAGACAGATGATGTTTTATCAAATGTATATGTTGAAGTTTTTTGTTTACTGTTATTGTTTCTATAATTCTTTTATGTATAGTTGTGTATGTGGTAGTCATGTATGAAAAGGGGGCTTTCGGATTatgttttcccctttcttttttcttttaataatctTGCTTTGTATCGTTAATACTTTTTTCGCTTTTGACTTGAtctaaaaaaatgtatttttattcaaaaaaaggTCAAGAGGACCCTTGGAAATATGTTTTGAAGAGCAACTCTTTTACCTTTTTGGCTTTTAAAATAAACATAGTTTCAGAAATCTCACTGGACTGGCCAATTGGAGCAGAACCAACTGGATTGGTCAGATCCAGTGAATTAAACCATCCCTTGTTCGATAGATATTGGCTTGTTGGAGCAAAACCAGCTTAACCTGAACCATTGCCTTCAGCAATTTGATGCCCAGTCTGGTGTCCAGAAATGATATAACGGGCTTTCTTTCCTCCCCCCTTCTTCAGTGTACCTATTTTGTTCTACTGCTTCTCTTTCATTTCCTACTGATAATAGACCCTGGGTCCATAGCGAGAGCTATAAAGCCCActaaaaaaaccccaatttaaGAATCTTCCtctttggaaaggaaaattgatAAAATACATCACCActttttttctacttttatatttaatttaacCTCTTTTATAGCAATTATGCTTCTTAGTCCTTACAAAATAATTATTAACATTTCCAAAAATGTTGAAAAAATTGTAAGCCCAATCCTTTGTAACATAGGAATTTTTTGGCCACCAAAACCATGTATGTATCTAAAATAGAAGTAAAGATTATcctaaaatttaaaagtattctTTTGTTATGAACAAGACTAATATGGTATCTTATAAACTTTGGTTTTTGTGACTCATGTCTTATGGATGTATAGTGATCTTAAATTTGTGCTGTTTTCTACATATGGTGGAATACCATTTTCTGGAATCATGCATGATTTATTTTTgatgaaatggattaattaggACACAGAGAAAAGACATCCCACAAGGTCACAACTAGTACGAAAGAAGATCTAATTAAGTTGCTGGACTATATTTCTTGTTCAATAGTTAGTTCAACTTTAATTTGAGTTGAAGCTCCATGAACATAACTTTTAAATTAGTATTGGTCATGGGACTTGGATGTAAGAGATAAAAGCACGTAATGCCTATGATGCTGATTGATTATCGTGGCTCTAGTAATCTAAAGCAGTTGTAGTAGCAATTCATTATATACTTTTTTAAACTAAATGACTGAAATAAGATATTAAGTTCTTTGTATTCCTTTTATTTACCCTTAGATTTTCCTTTATATATTTCAAAGTGATCTCTCTCATGTAGCCATTATACCAATTACTCTTTCTTTTGTTACCCACATGACCATCAATCTGCTCGTTTCATTATATTGTATTTCTAACCTTCACTTGAGTGGTTACAATTCTTTGTTCTTTACGTTTGAATTAGTATGAAAGGGTATAATCACTTctcattaaatatttttatttggatCCATAGACAATTAGGAAAGGAAACTCAATATGAATATTAATAGATTTATATACATTCCTAGCTTTTGCTTGCTCTTCCCCCCTCTTTAATAGATGACACATgctttgaatagagttgattggtgAAAGAGGATCCATTTTAGCCGACCCcacttagttgggataaggctgagttgagatGAGGACTGAGAAAAACAATCAGGAGCCATTAAATTATAACATAGACATGCCTTAACCATTTTCGGGTTGTGTTCATTTTGGAGACTTGCTTGCTTATGATGCTTCTTATATTCTTATTCCTtgagaaacagaagaaaatgaggGGGGAGGGATTAATAGAAAGACTGTTGGGATTAATAGAAAGACTGTTGCAGGGAAAAATAATGCatttacaagaaagaaaatataaatacagTTTAATTTCTGACATAGCTACCATATATGTGTGTGCGTTTTTATGCCAAATTTATAGGATTGCCATATATGTATGCACGTTTTTATGCCAAATTTATAGGATTACTATCAGTAAGCTCTTATCTGTGTCACACACTGCTATATGTATCATGTACGTCTTCTTGTTACAATTACATAGAGGGGGATAAGAGAAGTGGATGAAGAAATATGATTGTATCATGGCAGAGGAGTATATTGTtgtatcagttttttttttttttttttttattatttggagTAAGTTCATATTATTGGATAATAAGATGATGATAACTTTGGGAAACGAAATGATCTTGTTGGTGCTCTGCAGGGGGGAATGAAAATTGTCTTATCACCAAACATAGATAAATAATTGCTTAAGGAGAAGTCATACAACTAAGATTCTTAGAGTATTCACCTGTACTGCAGCATCTTGCATGTTGTATTAGGCATGCTTGAGTTCGTTGTACCCTTTTAGGTTATCCTATTGTAGTTTAGGTTATGTTTCTGTGCCATTTTTTGTGCTCCTGCATGTACCGATTATACCTCTACTCATCTTTTGAGTATTTTATCTATATGCAGGCATTTGAGGAAGCTATAGCTGAGCTGGACACATTGGGTGAAGAGTCATACAAGGACAGCACTCTCATCATGCAACTCCTGAGGGACAATCTCACCCTCTGGACTTCGGATGTGGTAAATATAACTTGTACTAATATTTCTGTTGTTTTAACTTGCTACCTTGTGACCATATTTAGGTCAGAACACATTTATGATGCCAATCAGGAAGTTGTCCTTACTTTTATCTCCAATTGTATTAGGACTATATTTTTCAGGAGTTAACAATCGTGCAACTGTTTTGGTCTTTGCAGGAGCAGCTCGACGAAGCATAGATGATAGGTCATTCATCTTCAGAAGGGAGGTGGGCTTGAATGTTATTTTCTGTATTCTGCATATATGACCAATCAATGTATTCTGTACGTTCAGCGAAAAACAACCCATGCTGTTTCTGATAATTAAACTAGATTTGCTTCGAAATTTTGAAGGATTCCAGATGAGTTCCACCTCCTGGTAGCATTGGGTTGATCCCTTTGCAACTTTTATGCCAATATTTTAGTGAGAGGGCATATGCATGTGTAACAATTCCAGGAACTGAAAGGTTGCCTTCATGGTGGGAAACGTTGTTTGCCCAATGCTGAAAGATCTCATCCAGCATCTTATGTATTTCATGTAACACAACAAGAtcacatgaaaaaaataaacacaagaaGATTGCAACTCCAGCTTTAAACATCCAAGGGGCTGGAAGATTGGCCTGTGTTGGAATTCAGGTACCGAAATTTCGCCCACAGTTCAAAGCCCCAGTGCACCTACTCCAGGGATGGCTTTACTTCTACCAAATTGTCAGTTCAGAGTTCAGAGTCTTCAGACCCGTGACAGTATCTGCTTGTTTCAACTTGCCACAATATCTGGCGGATTCCTTTTTGACTAATATGAAAGCTAGTTTAGCCATAAATATTAACGCAACCTGTGATCCTGGTTACTCGACAAGGGGATAAGGTTCGCAGCGATTTGAAATCAGAGTTGCGGTTGACCAATTTTGATATGCTTCCTCTAAACCATTTTCCCAACGCTGAAACTCAGCTACCATAGATTCCATGTCAAAGGAATCTCACACATGATCTGCTTGATCGAATTATGCCTTAACCTTTCTAAATCCAAACAGTTATGGTGACGACCATTAAAGTTGGGACGATCTCTTTTCAGTGCACCTAAGCATGCTGGAGATGTGCTTATTATAAAACCCATTAATTGAATCAATCTGACAATCTATTTTGAGAGATCCTTGGGTGAATGTCTCACCTTATTCCAACAATGCACAACGTTGGCTGTTGGATAGGGGCCGCCATAGGGGCTGGACCAATACCAAATCAAGATGCCACTTAAACAGAATACTACTTGTACCGGCTCCAATCTTTCATCCATAACAGAGAGAGAATTCTTCATGCTGCATACAAAATAAAAGGTGCACTTTTGTAGAGATACTTCTTATTGTAGTTAATCCTGCATACACAACTAAAGATGCAATCCACAACGGCGCTAATGCACCATAGAGTTTAAAGCCGGGCCATGTCCTTTGCTGAGCATAATGATTACTCCCTCGTACTGCTTTTGATCCATTCCAGGTATGGAATACTGCCGCCCCTGATGGGCAATGCAATGACTTCGGGAACACTGAAACAAACACCATGAATTTATTAAGAGTTCAGGCAAAAAGGAACTTCTTTGCATTTCAAAATTCAGAGATTACTCAGGAACACGTTTCTATAATGACTACTACATGAAACAAAATTCTTCATGCCTGTACTCAGACCCTTCAACTCCTTGAGCCTCTTGATAAATACCAGTCAGGCTTAGAATGTTCTCCACCTCGTGATGAAGATAAGCAGAGCACTGGAGGTGCCATCTTGCAATGCCTTTTGATTGGATTTGGCAAAGAGGGACTTTGAGTGGATGAAACTGCTAATGTCTGAGATGAAGCAGATAGCCATTCAGCCTAGTGGTAACTTTTAGAATTATCATTGATGGCCTCTACAAATTAAGCAGGGTCCATGAGGAAGTACATGTGTTTAAGAAAATCTCTATGAAAGGAAAAACGATGGTGTGCGTAGTTGGGGAGGGGGGCAGAGGGTGGAGGGGGAGGTGAGGANNNNNNNNNNNNNNNNNNNNNNNNNNNNNNNNNNNNNNNNNNNNNNNNNNNNNNNNNNNNNNNNNNNNNNNNNNNNNNNNNNNNNNNNNNNNNNNNNNNNGACTCCTGAGGATCATAGAAATCTTCACCCTCACATTCTCTTTCGTCTCTTTCCAAATTGAATGTGACCGACTTTGGCAAATCCTCGGTCCTAACCAACCTGTCATCCAAGCTGCTGTTTCCAATATCGTCATCATGGAAACCATTCCGACCCGGCTCCTCCTTATTTGGGCTGCAAGCAGTAACAATAGCAGGAGGTCGAAGATCCTGGGTAGAACCAACAACCTCTGAGTTTGAGTCCCTTCCATTCTCATCGGTGGTAGTGCCTCCTTCTGTAGCTCGTTGGTTCAAGGGGATGTCGTTCTGAGAAACGCTCTTAAGAAGACGGGGACCACGCCGTTTGTGATTGACGATGTaaggggagggagggaaggCTCCGGACGATGGAGAATCGGGTACAGGGGTTACCTCAGGGGTGGCATAGAGCGCTGGAGATAGATGTGGCAAGTTCTTTCTTATCGTTTCCGTCGATGAATGTCGTCTACCCAGCTTCGAATTAGGAGGTCTAGTGCTGGATTTCGGAGTTCCTGAATTACTCGGTTCTAGAAACCTATCCAGGGTGATGGCTGTAAAAATTGTCGACGGCATGGCCTCCTCGCACGGTAATGCGATTTGAATCACTGAAACCCTATAAGCCCAAAAGCGAAACCCTAACTTTAGGTGTCAACTCCAATCAAAATCGTGCCGTCCTGCCCCATCACCatgaaacacaaaaaaagggAGGAACCAAATGTGAGGCGAAATCCAGGCGACCTAATCAATTCAACCACTGGTAATCGCAGCGCCAAATCGAATCGAATACCTGCAAAAGAGAATGGTCATGGACctaagagaaggggaaaaaacaattgagaataaaaaaatacaaaaaataagcaACAGAAATCAGTTAAAAAAGATGCCTAATAACAATTTCGATTTTGTTTCAGAAGTATCAGGTATTAACAAGTAGAAgataagaaagggaagaagattctACAAATATTTGGAGAGATTACCGGATTAAATGTCAATCTGAAGAACGGAAGTGAAAATCTATAGGATGGTGATTTCGTTATTGATACCTGTAAGAACAGTAACAACAAACTAACAACCTTTTCTTCCCTTCACAGGAAGTCGGAACTCAGGAACAGAAACCCCCCTTATAAGCTTTTTCTCACccacaaaa
Protein-coding sequences here:
- the LOC122076917 gene encoding 14-3-3-like protein GF14 kappa; the protein is MAMVDNLSREQYVYLAKLAEQAERYEEMVNFMEKLVVGSSSVGELTVEERNLLSVAYKNVIGSLRAAWRIVSSIEQKEEGRKNEEHVVLVKDYRSKVESELTGVCAGILKLLDAHLIPSASVSESKVFYLKMKGDYHRYLAEFKAGAERKEAAEDTMQAYKAAQDIALVDLAPTHPIRLGLALNFSVFYFEILNSSEKACSMAKQAFEEAIAELDTLGEESYKDSTLIMQLLRDNLTLWTSDVEQLDEA
- the LOC122076307 gene encoding uncharacterized protein LOC122076307 yields the protein MPSTIFTAITLDRFLEPSNSGTPKSSTRPPNSKLGRRHSSTETIRKNLPHLSPALYATPEVTPVPDSPSSGAFPPSPYIVNHKRRGPRLLKSVSQNDIPLNQRATEGGTTTDENGRDSNSEVVGSTQDLRPPAIVTACSPNKEEPGRNGFHDDDIGNSSLDDRLVRTEDLPKSVTFNLERDERECEGEDFYDPQDVPEVIALPIRGGSIPYLEWIKSSTRE